CAGGATCACAGCATGCTGCACAAACCCCTAAGCTGAGCTCATCCCCTGTATCTAAGCGAGCACTTTGCAGGTGTCCCACCAAAGCAGCACCACCCGCAGGGACCCCCAGGGATGCTCATCCCACCCACGGCACTGGGGTGACAtggagccagcagcaccagaggAAAGTCCCATAGCAAAGCCATTCCCAAAACATTCCTGGGCgcagaaggggaaaggaacCCAAGCAAGGATCTGAACGTCAGGGAGTTTGTCTTCAACCTCCTCCATCCAACATAGTAATTAGCTAAGCTgatttaataatatatataaaaaataaaatagatccATCCTTACCTCATTAAACTCAGGAttcaatgttttcttcttaatcTGTGTCTTGTGCTTGGCCTTTTTTCCCATGTCAGGTTTCAGCCAACTGGGGGCAACAGAAAACAGCTCAAAACTCAAGTTCAAGAACAGTGTGAGCTTATAAGGTAAAAAAAGTGAGGTTTGGGgctagaaaaaaagcaacagaagataCTTATTTAAGTGAAAGAAATTGTTTACCCACCCTCTCTTCCCACTTTCTAAAATGagctaaaataaatgtaaaaccagtaaaatcctgaatacttttttttttctttccccctcttgGATTGCCAGACAAGACATGGGAAACTAGGTGCTGAGCTCAACAGAAACCGCTCTGGGAGAGCATCTCTTGCTCAGAGCGGCTGGGTAAGCTTCAGACACCAGAAAGCAGCGAACCCTTGATGTCCTTCCAAACCACACACTGGTCCcaaggttttttccccacaagcCACGCTAAAAGAAATGGTTGTAGTTTTATGGAGAAAAAGTGGGTGAACTCTGCATTTTGCTGGGGAGGAACCTGCCGAGGCAGACGGCGGGGAGCAGCTGAAATGGTCAGGGCATACAGAAGATGAGCAGCTGGGCTGGACAACAGCAGACGAGGGCAATCACAGGGCCAGTCACCCAGTCTGGCCACTGGAAAAACCAGCCAAGAATGTGTGAATGCGTCCAGAGATGAGGAgaagtatggaaaaaaaaataatacaaaattaatcCATTAGTGTTTAATACCACACAGACTAGTATACTCAGCCGAGGTAGGTTCATCTAGCAAATGTGGGAAAAATTAGGGGCTCGGGCtttgcagcctggctgcagacCCAGAACTAAATTGTGGAGTTGGGATTAATTAGATCTGTAGTagaaattgatttaaaaatggaaagccACCATCTTTTGTTTGTTgaatggaaaatataaaaaaataagagacaCCCTGAGAGGGAAAACTACTCTGTTCCACTCAGCTGCAGAAGACGTGCAAAATGTTCAACGTAGGATTTATTGAATGAGTTTTAGGGAGaacagaggtttttttctgaaggcaaaACAACCAGCAACAAAAACTACAACCAGGAATGGCTGCAGGGTTCTCTCCATGTCACAGTTTATGAGGTTCGAGTTCAAACAATCTTATCCCCCCACCGTTGGCAGGAGCCACCCGACAAGCGCCGCTCCCCCATCGCCTGCCTCCGCAGCCGAGCGTGCCGACGGGCGagatgctgctggaggagacCCGCTCCATGTCACAGCAAGGCATCGCCAGCGCCGACCGCAGCAAATACCACTGTCTGTCTTAAGCTAAATTGTTCGCAGCGGGGACACGGCATGGGAcaaggacaggcagggcagggtgatCCCAGGTACAACCAGCACGTGTGCCTGTGGGGCAGCAAGGGGGGGCACATGCTCCTCGTCATGCGTGGAGGGACATTCAAGCCACCCCTGCCCTGCGGCCATGGTGGGTCAGAGCTGGAGAGGAGGACCTCTTGGCCTCCAGCTCCATGGGACAGGTGGGCAGGGCGATCCCAGGTACCCCAGATACAACCAGACGTGTGCCTGTGGGGCAGCAAGTGGGGCACATGCTCCTCATCATGCGTGGAGGGACATCAagccacccctgccctgcagtcAGAGCTGGAGAGAAGGACCTCTTGGCCTCCAGCTCCGCGGCTATGAGATGGCTGTTGGGTCAGTGCATTTGGGATGGACCTGAGGGCTGGGTGAGTCACTAACTTCAGCCACGGCAGGGCTGTTACCACCTCGCGCAGGCATCGCTGGTGGGCAGCTCACTCCAGCATGAAGCCTCAAAGTGCTTGGAAAACGCTGTCCTCTCTCCAGGGGTTTTGGAAGGAGATCTCAGCTACTGCTGAAGGACAGCGGGTGGCCCCACGACCACAAGTCACCGCGCTaagccacccccagccctcacTTACAGTTTAACGAAAGGGTCTGAGTATCCGTTGGCATCCATAGCTGCTAAATGCACGCAGCGTACGATGCCGACGATCAAGCCGCCCTGCTGGGTGCTGTACATGAGGGACACAAGGATCTTCCCACGCTCCTCCACATCCCCACCACGGTCTACCTGCAAGGGGAAGCAACCAGAGATGGGGACGCAGGGGCTGAGCGAAGACGACCGTCAACTGCAGAGCAGATGAGGCAAGATGGACACAAAGGAACCTTGTATCCCcataagggggggggggggggaaggaaaaaaaaaaaaaaggcttgtaTATGAGAGGCAATGGATGAAACATGCGTGGAGCCTGTCATCCTCCAAGGACTCTTACCTCCTCTTCGTACAATGCCATCCCACGGGATGAGCCAGTTGTTCCAGCACGCTTCATCTTggatggagaagggaaaaaaagagactgcCATGAGTtactgcagctgggagaggcacCGTCCCATGGCAAAAGCATCCCtgggagcccagccctgctctttGGCTAGAGCCAGGAGTGGAAGGGGACTCAGGTACGTTCACCCGCTCCATCAACCTTCATCTCAGAAGACTCAGCACCtcacctgcagcactgggaagcaGAGCTCAGGGATGGAGCCACCCACCCTCTCCCCCTCAGTGGACACGCACATCAGCATAGCCCAGTGACACCAGCAGATCCACAGCCACCAGAGATGTCTCCAGAGTCACTTCCCCTGGCTTCCCACCACTTTCTCATCCTTGACCTTGACCTTGTCACATCAGCCCAGGCATGGGTAGGAATCCAACCCCTAAAAATACCAGTGAGGTCAGGCGCCTACAGCTCTTGGCTGGTTCCAGCTCCAATCCCATCCCTAGCTCCCTCCCATGCCATCTGTTAGCAGCCTCAACATTAAtggcagcagaaagaaatttcagagaAACTCACTGGTATTACTCTCTCCAAGCAGATGTTGAAGTTCTTTTTCTGATTGGCTTTGAGTTTTTTCAAGGAAACCCTAGTTTCTCCAATAAACTCATTGTGGCCAAATTTGTCTTCATCACATACGGAGATCCTGAAGGGAACAGGAGAGGTGAACATCgaccatgctggagcagtaCCTGACTCCAGAGCACAAACCCACTCCTGCAGGGGCACTGCTCAGGGAGTGAACAAAGCAAAGCACCACCAAAGCCTCCATCCACCTGGCTCTTCTCTGACCACAAGCAGTCAGAAAACCAAACTTCTGTTTTGTCAGAAAAACGAACATTTTTAATATACGCTCTGCGATGGGGCAAGAAATCAAAAGGTGGAAGTTTCCCGTGGACAGAAAATGCCAAAAAGTTTTAGAGAcattgaaatgttttgctggGATACTGTCAAATCAGGCATGGATACACAATACATGTATCTCTGTGCTGATAAGAATAATAGTAATGCCAATAAATTTAATATTATATGACAGGGTCAAagcatctttccttctcttcttaaAAGGAACATTAAAATCAGCATGTTCATGTGAAGCATGTTGATTTTGACCAAAAATCCTGCATTTCCAGGTGCCCTGTCAACACCTGCACTTTGCTGCCCATGCCCTCCTGAGGAAGGCTGGCTCTCGATGCTCTGGGCAAGGATGCCCACAGTCCCCATCCCACCGCACCATGGGGTaccccagctcctctgcttgcCTGAGGGTTTTCCTTTGCATGTCCTCATCTGTGATGCCGTGGTACACCAGGGTCTCGTTCCACACAGGGTTACGGGTGTTGCGCAGCGTCTTCGTCCTCAGCTTATTTGACTACGGCATGAAAACATGGCATAATTACACCCAGAACTCCTCCGCACCTAAATTCCAGCTCCCAGCAGTGGACTGTAAATTAGATGCTCCATCACTTCTGGCTCACAAGAGGTGGTTTGACTGGGCTCTGCAGGATGTCGCCGCTGCCTGCTGAGGCTGTCGCGCCAGTGAGCCATCAACTTCAGGTGAGCATCACCGACCCGACAAGGTGGACCTTTATGCAAACACCAGGGACTCAGCCGCCTGCAGGGGTGAGGGCAGCCTTCACCCCCGGCTTTTTACACTGTCTGGGGTCTGCTCCTTCAAGGACGCTTGCACAAGAAAAAGTTGCACAGAGCAGGCTGTGCGGGGGCTCTCGTGGTCTAAAGGAGATGCCAGCTTGGGAAAAAATGAGTTCTGTCACTTGCTcatgtttcttttgcaaaacacgtgtgcaaaatacaaaaaaaaaaaaaaaaaaaaaaaagaaagctcagcAAACAAGAGGGCAGTAGAAATCAAAGCAACTCCCAAGACCACAATACCTTGATTTATtctgcacaaaaccagaaagttcCTGCACATAAAGTAAACGTGTCAAtggttttattataattttttccccttctttcacCCTTAGTTCCTCTAAGCAAAActctgctgcaggaaagagcTCAGGGGCTGCAAAGCAAGGAGCCAGCAGCCCTTGGGCACTGGGCTAGTGGTGATCATCCCCCTCCTCCAAGGTTTCCCCACTGAGATCAGCTTAGCTGGGCTGGGGAGTGAGATTTTCAGGGTTTTCTTTTAGAGGGGTTTATTCTATGGTTATTTCTTTATAACTGTAATGAGAACATGCTGCAGCTTCAAAGCAAACGGATCGTTCAAACTCTGGTAataattagatatttttttggTCAGATGTTTTGTGATGCCTTAACAGTGTCACCTCCTCTTGAGCTCCCCTCCAGCCCTAAGCAGATCCCTGTCtgcaggatgagctgttcctCAGGTATGGGAGAACATCTGCAAGCATCATCACTTTTCAGAGATACCTCCCGGGTCAAATATAGCAGCAGTGAGCAGTGGCACAGAGAAATCAAGTGGAGAAAGTCTGACACAAGGAAGGGACCTCAGGGGGCTTTGAGGAACCTCTgctccatccccagccccaAACATGCCCAAACCAGGTAAAGCCTCACCTTGCTGGCTCCAGGCAAGAGGTGCAGTTTGACATAGGGATCTGCCAGGCCATTTGAGTCCATTGGTTTTAAGCCCTAAAAGATAATAAAGAAAACGTGGTGCCTGAACCCTCCTCAAGCAAAgccagggaagagaaaaagctacTCGTGAAGCAACTCAGTAAAAAGAAGAATGTGTTCAGCAAGCCAAGAGCCTTGTTCTCTGCCCCAAGCAGGCATGGGTACCACGATGCATTAAAACATCAGACCCACTGGAGGAAAAGCCCCACAGACCTTCCCatccaggagcagctgtgccagcggggctgggctgggtctcccaggggagcagcctctgccagcgGCCACACTGCTTCCATCCCATGGccccaggggagctgggagccagacAAACTTAAATTGgtgaaagaaggggaaaaagaggaCCGCTTACTTTGGCCTTGATGAGGGTGCAGTGCAGGGAGCTGTTCTCCTGGTCGTAGAGCAGGCTGAACTCCAGTGCTCCCAGCGTGGCTGGCAGcgagagagagaggaggaagagttGGAAATAGGACCTCGTTAAAAACCCAGCCAATAACTGTGTTTAATCAGCCCTGATTAGGAATAATTAGAAAGATTTGCAGTTCAAATGTAAAAGCCATGTGAGACTGCGCTGGCATCAGCCACGCACAAGCCCAGGCAGAGTCACGAGCTGCAGCCATCGGAGCTTTGCAAAGGTGGAACTGCCCAGGGAGGGCAGCCTGGGGCTGAGCTGACTTTAATATTTGCCAGGCAAAGGAGGACGTAACCCTAAAAACCCTTCTCAGGGCAATGCCACCCCAGGACCACCCTGAGAAGGTGTTCCACCATGGGTGGCCAGCATCTCCCCAAGGCTCGGGGACTGGCCCCCGTTTTGACTTGTTGGACCCCAGTTCAGCCTTGTCTTCACGTGCTCACCAGGAAAAGATCACAGGGATGAAGAGTTAGCACAGAACCTCAGCTGAGCCCATCTGCTCCTGCCTGAGCAGGATTTCTGCACCTGCTCCCAACCCGGAGCAGCTCTTCCCACCCTGGGTGGGAACAGGCTGGACAGGCAAAGCACTGCCCTGCCACAGGCACTCGCCCTCATGCAGCAAATTCCCTTTGAGGGAAGCAGATGCCTGAGCACCAGGATCTCAACAGCATAAAGGCACTGAAGCCACCAAGCCTTTCCTACAAACAGCATTTCTTGCAGCGAACGATGCTCTGATGGAAAGAGGCAGCCGCCTCTGGGACTCAAATTTGGAAATGGGAAGGTTGTGTGAGCACAGAGCCTAAACCAGCATGCATCAGAGCTCAGTAATTTTGTGTAAAACAGACTGAAGATCCCACGAGCTGCACTGAACTGATTGAGCAGGGACAGCCTGCGAGACCCTgtcccagcagccccacagggaAGGAACATCCCCCAAGGACTCTCTGCCAGAGACCCACGACCTTATGGTGCAAGTCACggtcctgcagcagccacctcccTCAAAATCCCAGGTTTCCCAAAGAAAccactcactccccctccaGCTGAGCACCCCGGGTACATACTGCCTTCATCAGAGTCATAGCTGTtggcatcctcctcctcttcctcctggggTGGCTGCCGCGGCGGGGCAGTGGATGCCGGCGGGATGGTggggggctgccgggctggCCTCTCCTCTCTGGCAGAGGGCACAGTGTAGCCCCCTCCTCGCTCCTCCCTGGCAGCGGCACGGGCCAGCTCCGGGGGTCCCAGTGGCGGGCTCGCTGCGAGAAGGACCCTGTTAGCCCCCGGCAcgctctgctccccagcccctcgcAGGCAGCCAAACTTTACCTTGTCTCTCCGGGAACCGGCTGGCTGCCCCAGGACCCGGTCTTGCTGCTGCCggtggtgctggggacagacACAGCATTACCGGAGCATTCACCTGGGCCATGccctccatccctctcccaccccagcaccagcactgtCCCAAGCAGGAGGGTCTCCACCCATGGCAGGGCATTGGGGTGTCCCCCCCAGGAGCTGAGCATCCTGGCCACATCCCCATTGCATCCtacctgggggtgctgctggaCCAGGACCAGGAGCGGGGCTGGCAGCGGCTGGTGGGGGTGGCCGTGGGGCTTGCAGGGAGTTGGTCCTCTTCACGCCTGCAAGGAGAGCGGGGGGTCAGCAATGGTGTTCAGGCCCCGGGGGCTTTGGCTGTGGGTTATAGCTGGAAtcagccagaggcagcagggaagagagaggTTTGGCCGATGGATGGAGGTGGCCCAGAtagcagctcagccctgcatgCTTTTGGGGAGCAGGGTGCAGCCCGGGCTGGAGTAGGGAGCATTGCACTAGGGGGACCCCGTGCTGCACCGATCCACCTGCAAAAGGGAAATGCAGGAGGATGGATGTGGTTGTGGCCAGGCACTGGTCTGAGCTGGAAGGTGAACAAACCCATGAGCATCACTGAGATGCCCATCACACCCTTGTCCCCCTGCACACCAGGACTACTGCTGCATGGCATCCCCCCGAGATGCACGCACATCCCACAGCAGCAACGGGGCACAGATGCACAAGGGTTACCCACCCAAACACGAATTAAAACaccagctcccccaggcagccccaaaCGCCCCTCTCCAGCTATTACCTGACTACCCTGTCATTGAATATTCCTTTCTTCCCCGGGGAATTAAAGACAACTTGGacattttccagctgtttttAGCTTCACCGGTTAAATTCACAAGCTCAGCTCCTAGATGAAGAGCGGTCTCTGCACGTGCCTCCCCTTCTAGAGACACCTGGGGAAGACTCAGGCACCACTGCACCCTGTCAGCCACCCGTTTGTGTCACAGCCATTTACAATAGCTTGCAGCACATAAAATTTTCATGAAACAAGAAATGACATCCCCAGCCAGACCCCTGCCAGCAAAGCACGGGCTCCCACTGGCGCGGCTGCTCCACATCTGCTCCTTTGGCAGCATTTTGTGGGGCACatgcctgccccagcagcaacggggtggggtggggggcacagcagcatgaaaaatgcttctgcttCAGGTCCCAACTCAGCTGCATTTCATCTCTGCTTAAAATTGGCCGGGTAAGCACCGAGCCCACTCCTCCCTTCACTTACAGCTCTTGTATGGTGCACGGGGCTTTTCAAGCTCATGTCCTTTCACGAGCCATAAGATGCCCCTCTTAGGGAAAAGCACGCAGGatcctgcctctcctccctgcaTGCAGGGAAAGGGATGGGGATCCCCCTCCATGCCTCCCCCTGATCCCACCAACACCCAGGACCTCCCCATCAGCAAACTCCACGGAGCAGTGTAAAACAGCAGGCGAGTGGCGTGGGAAGCAGGTGCCAAAGCATTGCAACATGAAATCCCTCAGCATCACTTCGTGCTGCCCATCGAGCGGAGACAACCCTGGTCTGGCTGCTGGCTTTGCAACCCCCAGCCCTCTCTTCCCAGGCCCGCAGAAGCACCGCTCTCACCAGGGCTCCTGCTGACCCCACTCTCAGCAGCATAGTCGCGGCCATCGGTGTCCCCGCCAGCATGCTCGCTGCCGCACGGGCCCGGCCTGCCCTCGGCCGGCTTGCGGCCAGGCACCACGTAGCTCCCCCGGGCAGCCGCCGTCGTGTCACTGCCTGCAGGAAGAGGGATAAAGGCAGCAGTGATGCTGGCACCCTGTCCGCCCAGTCGTCCCCTGagccagcagggagaggagctgctggggtgaTGCCCAGCTTGGGTACCAGCAGGAGGAGAATGGGTATGGCCACTGCAGCATCACCCCCAGAGCACTGGGGactgccagccagctgcaggagggctTCACACCATCAAACCTGCACACGGTGGTCGCGAAAGCCCAAAGGACATGGCAAACCATGAGGGCACTGGGACACACGCAAGCGCCACGGGAAAACACGGCCAGAGGCATCCATCAATTGGTCCTCAGCACCCATCAAACCCCTAATGGCATTACAGCTCCATGGTCCCCAGGACACGAggatcacattttctttttgctgatcATCTTCCATTTATTAGCGAGACAACGGTGACAGCTGCCTTTGCCTCTCACTTCCATCCACCCAGCAGCGGCTGTCCCAGGGTGCCAAGACCACTTCGCGGTGATAAATTGCAACCCACGGATGTGATGAAAAAGGTCTCTGTGCTCACCTGGCTTGTGCCAGAGATGCCAGGTATAAATCTTTGCTGTGACATAAATGGGATTTTTACCCTTGGCTGGGCTCTCAGGGTCGCTGAGTGCAATGAGAAAGTGAAACGCAACAGATTGCAagtggggaagaagagggggGTAAAAACGCTACGATGCtaaagaggggagaggaggggaaatgaGCATCCACAACCGGGAGCCCTGTGGTGCAGAAATAGCGatgcaataaataattttccaaaagaGCTTTCGGAAAATCATGGGCACGTCATGAGCATGCTGATCACCAGGAGGGACCTGCGGAGCTGACAAAACTTCGCCAAATTACAGATGAGCTGGTGGCTTAATAAAAGCAGCCTGTTGCAGAGCTGGGAAGCTTAACGGCACCAGCTACCATTGTGATTAAATAGTCTTAATTAAGTTGTTTCCCCAACTGCTGCTGCACGGAAAGATGAAGATATGACTCGGCACAACCTTGCCGAGGCTCAGCCGGAGGCCCCCACTGGCACTTTGAGCTGTAGCATGGGCCGAGCCTGGGTATCCCACCATGGGCACAGGTCCATGGGgctccccccaaccccaccccccccaagaCACACAGGATGCATCCCCACTGAGATgttgcctgcctgcagcctgacACAGAGCAAAGCCTCTGGCAGCCGAAATTGGAAAATCAAACACAGTGCTGTTAAAACCTTCCTGCACACCAATAGCCAACTGGGTTATCACTGTCACAAGAGACCCTGGGTAAAGGAAGGGTGGGACGGAGAGGACCGCTTCAGGGGGGTTGTGTCCTCAGCCCCCCACAGCTGAGGAAGCGGAGAAGAAGGGAGGGTTTGCAGGTGCTCCCACAGTAACCATCGCCCAGCTAGGAGCAGATGGCATTGGGTCAGGTAACCTCATCGCCTTGGCACTCCGATGTTGAACTGTGAACATGGGAGCTTCTCACTCAAAATTAACTCCCAGTGACACGGCCGGTCTGGCAGCACCCCTATCCCTGggctcctgctggtgctggcagcagtgcctggggtATACGGTCCAGAGCAACGCAGGGCATACGCGAGTTAGAAAGATGAGCCCTGGCGAGGAACGTGGCTTTGCCCCTGTAAGCAAGAGGCACCGATGCTGCTGCTTACCGCAGCCCCCTCAGCCGGCATTGGTATTAAACATGATGCAGGCAGAGCCTCAGCGGGCTGCAAGTGCTGGAGGGGACAAAGTATAaccattcaaaataaaaataaattttaaaaaaaataaaattgctgctGCATCCTTACCTTGCTCTGCTACCCATGTACAGCACAAGCCTGGGCGCAAAGCCCCGGCACCAAGAGCTTTGGTGGGGGAAACATGGACAAGCGCCAGCCCCCCGCAAGCTGCCTAAAATTTCCAGGGGAGGTTTTCCAAGGATTGCCATTAACTAAGCAGAACACCTGCCAATCAGCAGCAGGAACCACCACCTACGGAGGCAATTCTGCTCGGTGCGGCGTTCCAGCCCAGGCGTGCGCGGTAGGTGGGGAAGCCCCAGAATAACTCGGTCCCCGCGCTGTGGgtggcagcagcaaggagaggtcctgctgcagcctcccgCGGGAAAACACCGcgggggaaggagagagggagaaagggagctCAGCACAGGTGGCACCCAGGCAGCGGCACAGGGGAGCGTGCGAACGCTGGTGCTTACCATCGGCGTCCTGCTCAGCTGGGGGCCTGGCGTCCGCCTGGCCTTGGGGGCACAAACAGAGGGAGAAGCGGTGAAGCTGCAGCCGGCCCACCCCACCAACACCATCCCAGGATGTGCTGCCACTCTTTCCCCACGCttcctttttattctgatttttccagGCTACTGCATCACCGTGTTCATACCCAGGCACTGCATGAACCCCCGGCTGGGCACCCCAGATTCCCACccagagctgctttgctggaggaTGCCCC
This genomic interval from Falco peregrinus isolate bFalPer1 chromosome 2, bFalPer1.pri, whole genome shotgun sequence contains the following:
- the RPH3A gene encoding rabphilin-3A isoform X1 — its product is MTDAVVGGSSDRWMCPSDRTMSLRTSSEKEQLPAGWAARGGQPERQRKSEELTDEEKEIINRVIARAEKMEEMEQERIGRLMTRLEDMRRSVLGDGVNRCILCGEQLGPRGSACVVCEDCKKNVCTKCGVETTNSRPHAIWLCKICSEQREVWKRSGAWFFKGLPKQVLPQPMPVSKNKGPQAPSEPSPSELPAQDVKLPSRTPTRGQADARPPAEQDADGSDTTAAARGSYVVPGRKPAEGRPGPCGSEHAGGDTDGRDYAAESGVSRSPGVKRTNSLQAPRPPPPAAASPAPGPGPAAPPAPPAAARPGPGAASRFPERQASPPLGPPELARAAAREERGGGYTVPSAREERPARQPPTIPPASTAPPRQPPQEEEEEDANSYDSDEGTTLGALEFSLLYDQENSSLHCTLIKAKGLKPMDSNGLADPYVKLHLLPGASKSNKLRTKTLRNTRNPVWNETLVYHGITDEDMQRKTLRISVCDEDKFGHNEFIGETRVSLKKLKANQKKNFNICLERVIPMKRAGTTGSSRGMALYEEEVDRGGDVEERGKILVSLMYSTQQGGLIVGIVRCVHLAAMDANGYSDPFVKLWLKPDMGKKAKHKTQIKKKTLNPEFNEEFFYDIKHSDLAKKSLDISVWDYDIGKSNDYIGGCQLGITAKGERLKHWYECLKNKDKKIERWHTLQNENHVASD
- the RPH3A gene encoding rabphilin-3A isoform X2 codes for the protein MTDAVVGGSSDRWMCPSDRTMSLRTRLPAGWAARGGQPERQRKSEELTDEEKEIINRVIARAEKMEEMEQERIGRLMTRLEDMRRSVLGDGVNRCILCGEQLGPRGSACVVCEDCKKNVCTKCGVETTNSRPHAIWLCKICSEQREVWKRSGAWFFKGLPKQVLPQPMPVSKNKGPQAPSEPSPSELPAQDVKLPSRTPTRGQADARPPAEQDADGSDTTAAARGSYVVPGRKPAEGRPGPCGSEHAGGDTDGRDYAAESGVSRSPGVKRTNSLQAPRPPPPAAASPAPGPGPAAPPAPPAAARPGPGAASRFPERQASPPLGPPELARAAAREERGGGYTVPSAREERPARQPPTIPPASTAPPRQPPQEEEEEDANSYDSDEGTTLGALEFSLLYDQENSSLHCTLIKAKGLKPMDSNGLADPYVKLHLLPGASKSNKLRTKTLRNTRNPVWNETLVYHGITDEDMQRKTLRISVCDEDKFGHNEFIGETRVSLKKLKANQKKNFNICLERVIPMKRAGTTGSSRGMALYEEEVDRGGDVEERGKILVSLMYSTQQGGLIVGIVRCVHLAAMDANGYSDPFVKLWLKPDMGKKAKHKTQIKKKTLNPEFNEEFFYDIKHSDLAKKSLDISVWDYDIGKSNDYIGGCQLGITAKGERLKHWYECLKNKDKKIERWHTLQNENHVASD
- the RPH3A gene encoding rabphilin-3A isoform X3 translates to MTDAVVGGSSDRWMCPSDRTMSLRTSSEKEQLPAGWAARGGQPERQRKSEELTDEEKEIINRVIARAEKMEEMEQERIGRLMTRLEDMRRSVLGDGVNRCILCGEQLGPRGSACVVCEDCKKNVCTKCGVETTNSRPHAIWLCKICSEQREVWKRSGAWFFKGLPKQVLPQPMPVSKNKGPQAPSEPSPSELPAQDVKLPSRTPTRGSDTTAAARGSYVVPGRKPAEGRPGPCGSEHAGGDTDGRDYAAESGVSRSPGVKRTNSLQAPRPPPPAAASPAPGPGPAAPPAPPAAARPGPGAASRFPERQASPPLGPPELARAAAREERGGGYTVPSAREERPARQPPTIPPASTAPPRQPPQEEEEEDANSYDSDEGTTLGALEFSLLYDQENSSLHCTLIKAKGLKPMDSNGLADPYVKLHLLPGASKSNKLRTKTLRNTRNPVWNETLVYHGITDEDMQRKTLRISVCDEDKFGHNEFIGETRVSLKKLKANQKKNFNICLERVIPMKRAGTTGSSRGMALYEEEVDRGGDVEERGKILVSLMYSTQQGGLIVGIVRCVHLAAMDANGYSDPFVKLWLKPDMGKKAKHKTQIKKKTLNPEFNEEFFYDIKHSDLAKKSLDISVWDYDIGKSNDYIGGCQLGITAKGERLKHWYECLKNKDKKIERWHTLQNENHVASD